The genomic DNA GCCCAAGCTACTCTCAACCAAGTGGGAGTCTCCTTTTTTTTATGATCTTCCCGATCAAGCAATTATAAAAAACTAGCAAGTGGGACAACAAATCTACCTAAGAAGGCAATTGGCATCAATCAATCCAATTCAACATAATGACCCAAACACTAACAACTACATGGCAAAACAAGAACAAATGGTCAAGAGATTTCGCTTGGCCGGGGCAAAGGGGTCAAACGAGGTTATGAAAACCAGAAAAGACCCCACTTTTAGCCAATTCATCTCTTTTAGGCAGCGCCCCGaagaaaattttattttgaacgtttgaaccttcccagccgttattaccgtttttcttgaaaaggtatgacttttcgttttcagttttcgttctcctataaaagggggaaatctggcctcggtttagggttacacacaaaaaccattctacgttccagaatctttcttttgccagaaacattctttcttcaagaattatccccacaaagatttcgtgaacccaggcataaatagggtcgaaatactttgttcggaaagtgaacgaacacgattcttcgaagattatccaggattatcaattaattatctAACATTTTTTTAGTTATTTTGATATAGAAGAAGACAACTTAgtaaatttttatttatatagTTAACCGTGTCTCTTCTAGAATGATACATATCAAGCGTCTAGCTTCAATTTATAAGATAATAGGTGTTAAGATATTTTCTAACTAATGAACACTTTTATAGTTTAAAGAGACATAATCTCTTTAAACAAATTATTTCTCAAATAGAGAATCTCACTACACTTAGACACGGTGGTAATTAAGTTCTCAAACATGAGAAACTTGAACATTCCTAACACGTTTGTTGACAACTCTATTCTTAGGAACATTAATAGTGAGCACATCATTATCCATATAAGCCTTAACATGATCAACCTTAGAGTTTTCAGGCAAAGTAAGACGCTGAACAAAATGACCACTAGCAACCTCAATACGGTGCCATCCACCACTTTGTTCTTCCATTTCGACACTCTTCTCACAAATGATACATAGCATTCTGTCATCATCAACTTCAACTCTCACGTCGCTTCGTTTCATCCCCGGAAGATGTGCTTTGAAAACATGAGCTTCAGGGGTTTCTTTCCACTCTATGTCAATGGTGTCGACAATTGGTGATGGCTCGTGGAAATTTGGTGGTAGTGTTATATGGGGTGTGTGGGTTTGAGAAACTTCATAACCATGGGTTTGGTGTGATGGGTGGTTGTTCCTTgattggtgatgatgatgatgatgatctTGTGGTGATTTTGATCTTCTTCGACCAAAGATACTATTGGAAAAGAGTGACATTTTCTTTACGGTGAATTGGATGTGTTGATAGTTGATAGTGCTTGTGTACAATGTGAAGGAAGAAGCACTTATTTAAAGGGAAAAAAATAGGATTAATGTAATTTTGCTAGCAAATTTTGGATGGTTATTATTTAGAGCATCGTGAGATAGGACAATTCCATAGAGAGAATCCACTTTAATTTCCACTAAGTGGAACAATCACAAATCAATTGATTCTAAATGTCAGTTTTGTACATATCTAATTAAATTGCTTttacttaaaaatgaaaaataattcGTACTAACTTGAACATGATAAAATCATGTTTTAAGTGAATCTAAATATTTACTAAAGTGTGGGTACCGATTAAAGTTGCATGTTTCTTCTTTAAATATCACGGGTTTTAACCATTTAGTAATATTTTCATACGCCACATGAAGATTCTACGTGAAGCTGTGTATGTGCTGGAattgttatcagaatatgatgAAGCTGGTTCGTGTAGGAAACTTGAGACTAATAAAGCATAAATGCCGCTTGCCACTTTGATTATTATATCAATTTGTTAAAAGTGAAAATAATAGGGTTTGCTAGGTTCTCATATTGCGACAATTATTTCATAAATATTTAAATTTCTTGATTTactgttttttaattttttgtatAAACAAATTATTGTATTAATATTGATTACTAAGAGTACTTAATTCAAATACAATAGTagagaaaaaaatcaaaaatcaattATCCTCGAAAAGTTAAATAAGATCGAATGGGATCAAGATGTCAAACTTTCACATCAAAACCTAAAGGTCCAATCGATTTTCTATAATCCAACCCTCCTAAATTCTTGACTAACAATTGGTTACTTCCTTATGGCCCCCCTTAAAGAGAGTCTCGTTCCTAGCTAACCAAATAGCCCAAGCTACTCTCAACCAAGTGGGAGTCTCCTTTTTTTTTATGATCTTCCCGATCAAGCAATTATAAAAAACTAGCAAGTGGGACAACAAATCTACCTAAGAAGGCAATTGGCATCAATCAATCCAATTCAACATAATGACCCAAACACTAACAACTACATGGCAAAACAAGAACAAATGGTCAAGAGATTTCGCTTGGCCGGGGCAAAGGGGTCAAACGAGGTTATGAAAACCAGAAAAGACCCCACTTTTAGCCAATTCATCTCTTTTAGGCAGCGCCCCGaagaaaattttattttgaacgtttgaaccttcccagccgttattaccgtttttcttgaaaaggtatgacttttcgttttcagttttcgttctcctataaaagggggaaatctggcctcggtttagggttacacacaaaaccattctacgttccagaatctttcttttgccagaaacattctttcttcaagaattatccccacaaagatttcgtgaacccaggcataaatagggtcgaaatactttgttcggaaagtgaacgaacacgattcttcgaagattatccaggattatcaattaattatctAACATTTTTTTAGTTATTTTGATATAGAAGAAGACAACTTAgtaaatttttatttatatagTTAACCGTGTCTCTTCTAGAATGATACATATCAAGCGTCTAGCTTCAATTTATAAGATAATAGGTGTTAAGATATTTTCTAACTAATGAACACTTTTATAGTTTAAAGAGACATAATCTCTTTAAACAAATTATTTCTCAAATAGAGAATCTCACTACACTTAGACACGGTGGTAATTAAGTTCTCAAACATGAGAAACTTGAACATTCCTAACACGTTTGTTGACAACTCTATTCTTAGGAACATTAATAGTGAGCACATCATTATCCATATAAGCCTTAACATGATCAACCTTAGAGTTTTCAGGCAAAGTAAGACGCTGAACAAAATGACCACTAGCAACCTCAATACGGTGCCATCCACCACTTTGTTCTTCCATTTCGACACTCTTCTCACAAATGATACATAGCATTCTGTCATCATCAACTTCAACTCTCACGTCGCTTCGTTTCATCCCCGGAAGATGTGCTTTGAAAACATGAGCTTCAGGGGTTTCTTTCCACTCTATGTCAATGGTGTCGACAATTGGTGATGGCTCGTGGAAATTTGGTGGTAGTGTTATATGGGGTGTGTGGGTTTGAGAAACTTCATAACCATGGGTTTGGTGTGATGGGTGGTTGTTCCTTgattggtgatgatgatgatgatgatctTGTGGTGATTTTGATCTTCTTCGACCAAAGATACTATTGGAAAAGAGTGACATTTTCTTTACGGTGAATTGGATGTGTTGATAGTTGATAGTGCTTGTGTACAATGTGAAGGAAGAAGCACTTATTTAAAGGGAAAAAAATAGGATTAATGTAATTTTGCTAGCAAATTTTGGATGGTTATTATTTAGAGCATCGTGAGATAGGACAATTCCATAGAGAGAATCCACTTTAATTTCCACTAAGTGGAACAATCACAAATCAATTGATTCTAAATGTCAGTTTTGTACATATCTAATTAAATTGCTTttacttaaaaatgaaaaataattcGTACTAACTTGAACATGATAAAATCATGTTTTAAGTGAATCTAAATATTTACTAAAGTGTGGGTACCGATTAAAGTTGCATGTTTCTTCTTTAAATATCACGGGTTTTAACCATTTAGTAATATTTTCATACGCCACATGAAGATTCTACGTGAAGCTGTGTATGTGCTGGAattgttatcagaatatgatgAAGCTGGTTCGTGTAGGAAACTTGAGACTAATAAAGCATAAATGCCGCTTGCCACTTTGATTATTATATCAATTTGTTAAAAGTGAAAATAATAGGGTTTGCTAGGTTCTCATATTGCGACAATTATTTCATAAATATTTAAATTTCTTGATTTactgttttttaattttttgtatAAACAAATTATTGTATTAATATTGATTACTAAGAGTACTTAATTCAAATACAATAGTagagaaaaaaatcaaaaatcaattATCCTCGAAAAGTTAAATAAGATCGAATGGGATCAAGATGTCAAACTTTCACATCAAAACCTAAAGGTCCAATCGATTTTCTATAATCCAACCCTCCTAAATTCTTGACTAACAATTGGTTACTTCCTTATGGCCCCCCTTAAAGAGAGTCTCGTTCCTAGCTAACCAAATAGCCCAAGCTACTCTCAACCAAGTGGGAGTCTCCTTTTTTTTTATGATCTTCCCGATCAAGCAATTATAAAAAACTAGCAAGTGGGACAACAAATCTACCTAAGAAGGCAATTGGCATCAATCAATCCAATTCAACATAATGACCCAAACACTAACAACTACATGGCAAAACAAGAACAAATGGTCAAGAGATTTCGCTTGGCCGGGGCAAAGGGGTCAAACGAGGTTATGAAAACCAGAAAAGACCCCACTTTTAGCCAATTCATCTCTTTTAGGCAGCGCCCCGaagaaaattttattttgaacgtttgaaccttcccagccgttattaccgtttttcttgaaaaggtatgacttttcgttttcagttttcgttctcctataaaagggggaaatctggcctcggtttagggttacacacaaaaccattctacgttccagaatctttcttttgccagaaacattctttcttcaagaattatccccacaaagatttcgtgaacccaggcataaatagggtcgaaatactttgttcggaaagtgaacgaacacgattcttcgaagattatccaggattatcaattaattatctAACATTTTTTTTAGTTATTTTGATATAGAAGAAGACAACTTAgtaaatttttatttatatagTTAACCGTGTCTCTTCTAGAATGATACATATCAAGCGTCTAGCTTCAATTTATAAGATAATAGGTGTTAAGATATTTTCTAACTAATGAACACTTTTATAGTTTAAAGAGACATAATCTCTTTAAACAAATTATTTCTCAAATAGAGAATCTCACTACACTTAGACACGGTGGTAATTAAGTTCTCAAACATGAGAAACTTGAACATTCCTAACACGTTTGTTGACAACTCTATTCTTAGGAACATTAATAGTGAGCACATCATTATCCATATAAGCCTTAACATGATCAACCTTAGAGTTTTCAGGCAAAGTAAGACGCTGAACAAAATGACCACTAGCAACCTCAATACGGTGCCATCCACCACTTTGTTCTTCCATTTCGACACTCTTCTCACAAATGATACATAGCATTCTGTCATCATCAACTTCAACTCTCACGTCGCTTCGTTTCATCCCCGGAA from Lathyrus oleraceus cultivar Zhongwan6 unplaced genomic scaffold, CAAS_Psat_ZW6_1.0 chrUn0079, whole genome shotgun sequence includes the following:
- the LOC127112326 gene encoding 18.1 kDa class I heat shock protein-like; the protein is MSLFSNSIFGRRRSKSPQDHHHHHHQSRNNHPSHQTHGYEVSQTHTPHITLPPNFHEPSPIVDTIDIEWKETPEAHVFKAHLPGMKRSDVRVEVDDDRMLCIICEKSVEMEEQSGGWHRIEVASGHFVQRLTLPENSKVDHVKAYMDNDVLTINVPKNRVVNKRVRNVQVSHV
- the LOC127112333 gene encoding 18.1 kDa class I heat shock protein-like → MSLFSNSIFGRRRSKSPQDHHHHHHQSRNNHPSHQTHGYEVSQTHTPHITLPPNFHEPSPIVDTIDIEWKETPEAHVFKAHLPGMKRSDVRVEVDDDRMLCIICEKSVEMEEQSGGWHRIEVASGHFVQRLTLPENSKVDHVKAYMDNDVLTINVPKNRVVNKRVRNVQVSHV